The genomic segment ATCGCGAGCTTCGGCTGTTCCTTCATCTGGCCCGGACGCTGAACTTCGGCCGGACCAGCCTGGACTGCCATGTCAGCCCGGCGACCCTGACCCGTACCGTGCAGCGGCTGGAGTCCGACCTCGGGCACCGGCTCTTCGACCGGGGGCCGAGGGGCGTCTCGCTGACGGCCGAGGGGCATCGCTTCCGGGAGTACGCCGCGCGGGCACTGGAGTTGTGGCGCGCGTTCCGCGAGGAGCATCCGGACCCCGCCGAACTCACCGGGCGGCTGGCCGTGTTCGCGACGGTGACGGCATGTCAGGCGCTGCTGCCGGATCTGCTGACGCCCTTCCGTGCGGCCCATCCGCAGGTCCGCCTCGATCTGCGCACCGGTGACGCCGCTGCCGCGCTGGCCAGGCTGGACGAAGGCGAGGTGGACGTGGCGGTCGCGGGCATCCCGGTACGGCTGCCGGAGCCGCTGGTGAGCCGGACGGTGGCGACGACGGACCTGGTGTTCGTCACCGCGCGCCACCGTGCGGACCCCGGACTCGACGGCCCCTTCGTCCTCCCCCACCGCGGTCTGGTCCGCGACGCCGCCGACCGCTGGTTCCGCACCCGCGGAACCGCACCCGCCCTGGCGGCCGAGCCGGAGGGCCACGAAGCGCTGTTGACCCTCGTCGCGCTGGGCTACGGCACCGGTGTGGTCCCCCGGCTGGTGCTCGACCACAGCGCCGTACGCGACCGGCTCACGGCCATCGCCGCCGACACGCCTCCGGAGCCGTTCCCGATCGGACTGTGCGTGCGGCGGGCGGATCTGCGGCGGCCACAGGTGGCGGCGTTGTGGAGTCTCACGGCGGAGTTCACCTTCCGATCACCCTAGGGACAACTTCCGTCCCCTCCAATGCAATTGCCCATTTCCCGCCCCCCTCCGAATTCGGAATTACCGCTTTCACTTCTCACCGGCGGCACAACCATCGTCGAGCGACAGACCTCTAATTCGGCGAATCGACGATGCACGGGGAATGGCGGGGTCCAAAGAAAATGAAGTGGGTCGCTCAACGGCCGCAGGGAAAAGCCGCTCTGTTCTCCGCCGCGTTCGCCGTCGCCGTGCTCTGCGCCGCCGATTTCGTCGCCCGCAGCCATCCGTTCGGGCCGCGCACCCGGAGCGTCAACGACCTGGGCAACCAGTACGTGCCGTTCCACGCGCACCTGTGGGACCTGCTGCACGGCAGGGGCGACGGCGGTCTGCTCGTCAACTGGCGGTCCGGGTTCGGCTCCAGCTTCCTGCCCGACCTCGGCACGTACGTCAGCAGCCCGTTCGCCCTGCTCGTGGCGGTGTTCCCGAGGGACGAGATCGACCTCGCGGTGTACGTGGTCACTCTGCTGAAGGTGGCGTCGGCCGCCGCCGCGACGGCCTGGCTGCTGCTCGCCCTGCGCCCGGGCCGCTGGTGGGCGGCGGGCCTGCTCGGCTCGTCGTACGCACTGTGCGGCTGGACCCTGGCGGACGCGGTCCACAACCCCATGTGGCTCGACGGCCTGATCTGCCTGCCGCTGCTGTGCCTGGTCGGCGAATGGGCCCGGCGGGGGCGGCGTCCGTTCCTCTGTGTGCTGATCGTGGCGCTCGCCTGGACCGCCAACTTCTACACCGCGTACATGGCGACCCTCGCCGCCGGCCTGGTGCTGCTGCTCCGGCTGTGGCTCAGCGACCTCTCGCGCCGGCAGCGGCTGCGGGCGGTGGGCCGCGCCGCCCTGGTCACCGTCCTCGGCACGGGCCTGGCCGCGCCGCTGGTGACAGTCGTGTACTTCGGCACCCGGCACTCCTTTCCGGGCCGCAAGCGGCAGTTCGTGCCCGTCCCCACCGAGGACCTGCTCGCCCGGCTGCTGCCGGGGACGTACGGCTACGGGACGCCGGCCGTGTTCGTGGGCACCACCGCGCTGCTGCTCGCGCTCGCCCTGCCCTTCCACCGGGCGGCCCCGGCCCGGGTGCGCGCCGGGTGGACGCTGCTGGTGTTGGGGGTGGCCCTGTCGATGCAGTGGGGGCCGACGCATCTGCTCTGGCACGCCTTCGCCACCCCGCAGGGCAGCTCGTACCGTCAGGCCTTCGTGCTCTGCGCGCTGCTGGTGATCACCGCCTGGCACACGCTGTCGTACGGCGTCCCCGGCCCGCGTGCGCTGGGCGCGGCGGGTGCGCTGCTCGCGCTGGTGATCGCCTTCGCGAGCGGCGGGGAGCGGACGCTGCGCGCCTTCAGTCTCCCGCTCGCCGTGCTCGCCGCCGTCGGCGCGCTGGGCGGTCTGGTCCTGCTCGGGGTCAGGCGCGAGGGCGGCCGGCCCCTCGCGGTCCTCGCCGTGGCGCTGCTCGTGTGCACGCAGTTCGGCGAGGCCGCCGTGACCTCCGCCGCGGACACCCGGCTGCGGCTCGGGCACATGGACGACTACGCGCCCTGGGGCGCGCGCCAGCGGGACCAGGCGGCGGCGATCGCCGGGGCCGACGGCTGGCCCCGCTACCGGATCGACCCGGGTCGGGAGCAGACCGTCGGCAACGACCCGCTGCTGGTGGGCGGGCAAGGTGCCCAGTACTACAGCAGCCTCACCTCGGACGTGCTCAGCCGGACGCTCACCGCCCTCGGGGGCGGCTGGACCTCGCGCGGGCGCAGTGTGCAGAGCCTGGACAACGCCGTCACGGACGCGATCTTCTCCGTCGGGGCCCGCGTGCACTCCCCGCCGGACCCGCACCAGAACTGGTTCCCGCAGGACGGCAGCCGGGTGACCGTGACCCGGCAGGACGTGCCACCGCTGGTGACGGTGCGGCCGCACGCCGACCGCGCCGACGGCCCTACGGACCTCTCCGCCTTCGGGCCGTCGCCGTACCGCAACCAGGAACTGCTGCTGGGCGCGCGGGTGTACACGGTGCCCCGGCTCACGGTGCGCACCGCCGCCGGGAAGCCGCCGTCGGCCGGTGACGACGGGCGGCCGGGTGTGCGGGTGGGCCCGCTGCCGTATGCGAGCGCAGCGCGGAAACCGACGATCACGGGCGGTTGCCCGGCAGGGTCCGAGCTGTATCTGTGGGCGCCGCACCTTTCGGGGACCGCGCGGCTCGCCGACGGTTCTGCCTCCGGTGCGGAGCCGACCGGGCGGTTCCGGTCCGACCAGCCCGTCACCAAGATCGCTCCCATGCAGCGGCTGGGCAGGGTCGGCGACCTGGGGCGGTTCCGGATCGAGCTGTCGCCGAACAGGACGAGCCTCGTCCCGGAGGGCGCCGTCGGCTGCCTGGACACCACGCGGCTGCGCACCGCGGTCGAGGAGCTGAAGGCCACGGGCGCCACCCGCGTGAGCGTGTCCGACGGCACCATCAGGGCCGAACTCCCGGCCCACAGCACGGGGGTCGCCGTCGTCGCGGCGCCCCGGATCTCCGGCTGGCGCTGTGCCGCCGACAGCGCGCCCGCCGTACCCGCCAAGAACTTCCACGGGCTGATCGCCGTCCCCCTGTACGGCTCCGCCAGCAGCGTGACCTGCACGTTCCACCCGCCCGGACTGCGCCTGGGCACGGCGGTCGGGGCCGTCTCGCTGACCGCCGTGCTGCTGCTCGGGGCGACGGGCGCGGTCCGCCGCCGTCGGGCCCGGGTGGCGCTCACCCGCGTACGCCCGGCCATCGCCCGGCCATCGCCCGACGACCCGACCGCACGCGAGCGCGTGACCACCGCTCCTTGAACCGCATCCCTGGGGGACCAGCATGCTCATCTCGATCGTCGCACCCTGCTACAACGAGGAAGCCGTCGTCGCGCGCTTCCACGAAGAGATCCAGAAGGCCGCGGAGGAACTGCTGCCGCTCGGCCACGACATGGAGTTCGTGTACGTCGACGACGGCAGCCGCGACCGTACGCTCGCCGTCCTGAAGCAGCTGGCGGAGCTGGACGCACGCGTCCGGTACGTCTCGTTCAGCCGCAACTTCGGCAAGGAGGCGGCGCTGCTCGCGGGGTTGCGGCACGCCTCGGGCGACTCCGTGATCGTCATGGACGCCGACCTCCAGCACCCGCCGGAACTGATCCGCCGCATGGTCGACCTGCGTGAACAGGGCTACGACCAGGTCATGGCCCGCCGTACCCGGACCGGCGACGGCCTCCTGCGCACCGCCACCGCCCGGCTGTACTACCGGCTGGTCAACCGTCTCGTCGACGTGGAACTCGTCGACGGCGTGGGGGACTTCCGGCTGCTCTCCCGCCGCGTGGTCGACTCGGTCCTGGACCTCACCGAGTACAACCGCTTCTCCAAGGGCCTCTTCGCCTGGGTCGGCTTCCCGGGCACGACCTTCGAGTACGAGAACGCCGTGCGCGAACACGGCCGCAGCTCCTGGAGTTTCCGGTCGCTGCTCGACTACGGGCTCGACGGGCTCCTCTCGTTCAACAACCGGCCGCTGCGGGCCGCCCTCCACCTCGGCCTGTGCCTGCTGGTCTGCGCGGGGCTCTACACGGCGTGGATCGTGGGCGTCGCGCTCGTCAAGGGCGTGGAGACACCCGGCTATGTCACCATCGTCATGGCCGTCACCGCCCTCGCCGGCGTACAAATGATCATGCTCGGGGTGATCGGGGAGTACACCGGCCGGATCTACTACGAGGTGAAGGGGCGCCCGCACTTCCTGGTGAAGGCGACCAATGTGGAGCAGGCGGAGCAGGTGGAGCAGACGGAGGGGCACGCGGCGTGCGGCACGACGAAGGACCTCATTCGCTGATGGGGACGGCGACGCGTACGCAGACACTCCCCGAGGCCCGCCCGATGCCAGAGCGCCACATATCGGGACAGATCATCTCCTTCGCTCTGGTCGGCGTGGTCAACACGGCGACCTACTACGGCCTTTACCTGTTGTTTCTCAATGGGCTTCCTTATCTGGGCGCGCATATTCTCGCGTTCGCACTGAGCATGACGGGTTCGTTTTTCCTGAACGCGCGATTCACCTATCGCACCAGCCCCACCTGGCGGAAATTCCTGTTGTTCCCGCTGACCAACGCCACGAACTTCCTGATCACGACGGTGGGTGTGTATGTGATCGTGGACGTCCTGCACGCCGGGAACCGGTTCGCCCCGCTGCTCGCGTCGGGCGCGGCGATTCCGGTGACGTTCGCGGTGTCCCGCATGATCATGCTCCGGGGTTCCCGGGCCCGGTGAAAGGCCGTCAGGCCAGCGCGCCCAGCGGGTCGTCGAGCACCGGCTGCCACGCCAACTCGGCCGCCCCCACCAGACTGTTGTGGTCCAGCGTGCAGGCCAGGATCGGGGCGACCCCGCTCTGCCGGCCCCACAGGCTGCGGTCGGCGACGACGGCACGCAGCCGGTCGGGGTCGGCGTCGAGCAAGGTGCGGTGCATGCCGCCGAGGATGATGCGGTCGGGATTGAGGATGTTGACCAGGCCCGCGAGCCCCAGGCCGAGGCGGTCGATGATGGCCTCGGCGGCCGTGCGGACGCCGGGGTCGCCGTACTGGGTGCGGATCAGCTCGTTGGCCTGCTGAAGCAGGGAGCCCTCGGGCCCCGGGTCGCGGCCGACGGCGGTGAGGAAGGCCCGCGGGTCCGCCTCGACGTCGAGGCAGCCGCGGCTGCCGCAGTGACAGGGGCGGCCCTCGGGGTTGACGGTGAGGTGGCCGACTTCGAGGGCGAGACCCGAACTGCCCGTGTGCAGACGGCCGTCGAGGACCAGAGCGCCGCCGACGCCCCGGTGCCCGGTCGCCACGCACAGCAGATCGCGGGAGCCCCGCCCGGCGCCGTGCCGGTGTTCGGCGAGCGCGGCGAGGTTGACGTCGTTGGCCGCGAACGCGGGCCCCTCGATCCCGGCCGCGCGGACCCGCTCGGCGAAGATCTCCCGGACGGGCGCTCCGGCCGGCCAGGCCAGGTGCAGCGGGTTCAGCGCCAGCCCCGCCGGTTCGGCGACGGCGGACGGCACGGCCAGACCCGCGCCCACACACCGTCGGCCGGTCTCCCGCAGCAGTGCGGCGCCCGCGTCGACCACCGAGCCGAGCACCTTCGCCGGGTCGGCGTCCACGATCTCGCAGGCGGGCGCGGTGGCGACGATCCGTCCGCCGAGCCCGACCAGCGCGGCCCGCCAGCCGTCGGCGTGCACCTGGGCGGCGAGCGCGACGGGACCCTCCTCGGCGACTTCTAGGCGGTGCGAGGGCCGACCCTGCGAACCGGCGGCGGCGCCCGGATGCGCGTCGACCCGGATCAACCCCAGCGCCTCCAGCTCGGCGGCGACGGCGCCGGCCGTGGCCCGGGTGACACCCAGCTCGGCGGTGAGCACGGCCCGGGTCGGTGCCCGCCCGGTGTGCACGAGCTCCAGCGCCGGACCCAGCGCGCCCCTCCCCCGGTCCAGCCGAGTGCGTGTCGTCGTCGGTGTCCCTTCGCCCGCCGCCTTGGGGGCCGCCTTCCCGTCCATGAGGGCGAGTCTCCCATGATCCGCACGGCACCGAACCCCGCCCGGCGGGCGTCAGCCGTCGTCGAAGCCGCCGACCCGCAGGGTGACGTTCAGCCGTCCGGTCAGCCCCAGCCCGGGCGGCGCCGTCCCCGCATGCACCCGGGGCACCCCGTGGTACGCCTGCCGTGCCGCCCCGCCGAACACGAAGAGATCACCGCTGCGCAGCTCCACGTCCGTGTACGGCCGGGCCCGGGTCCGCGTGTTGCCGAAGCGGAAGACACAGGTGTCACCGAGGCTCAGCGACACCACCGGCGCGTCCGACTGCTCCTCGCCGTCACGGTGCATCCCCATGCGGGCGTCGCCGTCGTAGAAGTTGATCAGGGCGATGTCGTACGCGGCCGTCGCCGCCTCCGGTCCCAGGGCGTCCACGACCGCGCGCCCGCCCAGCTCCCCCAGCCAGTCCGGAAACGGCTTCACGGGCGCCCCGTCGCCGTCGACGGCCGTGCGAGCGTAGGCGTACGGGTACCAGTGCCGGCCCAGACAGACCTGTCGGGCGGTCATCGTGCCGCCGCCCGGGGTGCGGACCGTACGGAGTCCGGCGGGCGGGCGGGCCCACTCACGGCAGGCTTCCAGAAGCCGCCGCTGCTCTTCCGCGTCCAGCCAGTCCGGCACGTGGACCGCGCCCGGCGCGATCTCCGTACGGTCGCGGGGGAACAGCTCGGCGTCCGAAGGGGGCATGGGTTCCATGTTCGCGCATCGCCGCTCGGAGAAAGGACGTGAGCCGGGCTCGGTTAGCCTGGGCACACGATGAGCGACCGTATGACCGCGCCCTGGGGCGAATACTCCCTGACCCGCTTTCCCGATGACCCGCGTGAGCAGCTGCGCGCCTGGGACGCGTCCGACGCGTATCTGCTGCGCCACCTCGCGGAGAGCGGGACGCCGCTGGACGGCACGGTCGTGGTCGTCGGCGACCGCTGGGGCGCTCTGACCACCGCGCTGGCCGGGTACGGGCCGACGCAGATCACCGACTCGTTCCTGAGCCGGGAGGCGACGCGGGCGAACCTGGAGCGGGCCGGCGTCGAGGCGGACACCGTACGGCTGCTCACCACCCGGGACACGCCCCCGGACCGCGTCGACGTGCTCCTCGTCCGGGTCCCCAAGAGTCTCGCGCTCCTGGAGGACCAGCTGCACCGGCTCGCGCCCGCCGTGCACGAGGGCACGGTCGTGATCGGCACCGGGATGGTCAAGGAGATCCACACCTCCACGCTCAGGCTCTTCGAGCGCGTCCTCGGCCCGACCCGCACCTCGCTCGCCCGGCAGAAGGCACGACTCATCTTCTGCACGCCGGACGCGAGGACCCTTGACGCGCGGGGCAACGATCCGTGGCCGCACACCTACCAACTGCCGGACGACACCGGCCTGTTGGCCGGTCGTCCCGTCGTCAACCACGCGGGCGTGTTCTGCGCCGACCGACTCGACATCGGCACCCGGTTCTTCCTGCGCCATCTGCCGAAGGATCCGGGCGGCGGGCGGGTCGTCGACCTGGGGTGCGGCAACGGCGTGGTCGGCACGGCGGTCGCGCTGGCCGATCCGGATGCCGAGGTGGTGTTCGTCGACGAGTCGTACCAGGCGGTGGCCTCGGCGGAGGCGACGTACCGGGCGAACCGGCCGGACGCCGACGGCAGGGCGGAGTTCCGGGTCGGCGACGGGCTGGAGGGGTTCGCGCCGGCGGGGGTCGATCTCGTCCTCAACAACCCGCCGTTCCACTCCCACCAGGCGACGACCGACGCCACGGCCCGCCGGATGTTCACCGGGGCACGACGGGCGCTGCGGCCGGGCGGCGAGCTCTGGGTGGTCGGCAACCGTCATCTGGCCTATCACGTGACGCTGCGACGGATCTTCGGCAACAGTGAACTCGTCGCGAGCGATGCCAAGTTCGTGGTGCTGAAGGCGGTCAGGCGGAGTTAGGGCGTGTTTCGGAAGTCCCTTCGACGAAGGGACTTCCGAAACACGCCCTAGTGTTCCGAGTCGGGAATTCTGTTCAGATAACTGGCGAGGCGTTCGAGGATCTCGTCTGCGGTCTTCGTCCAGACGTAGGGCTTCGGGTCGGTGTTCCAGGCGGCGATCCAGTTGCGGATGTCCTTCTCCAGGGCTTGGACGGACCTGTGAACGCCGCGCCGTATCTGCTTGTTGGTCAGTTCGGCGAACCATCGCTCGACGAGGTTCAGCCAGGACGAGCCGGTCGGTGTGAAGTGCAGGTGGAAGCGGGGGTGGGCCGGCAGCCACTTCTTGATGGCGGGGGTCTTGTGGGTGGCGTAGTTGTCGCAGATGAGGTGGACATCCAGGTCGGCGGGCACCTCTTTGTCGAGCTTGGTGAGGAACTTCTTGAACTCCTCAGCCCGATGTCTGCGGTGCAGGGAGCCGATCACTTTGCCGGTGGCGACCTCGAGGGCGGCGAACAGGGTGGTGGTGCCGGCGCGGACGTGGTCGTGGGTCACCCGCTCGGGAACCCCGGGCATCATTGGCAGCACGGGCTGGGATCGGTCCAGGGCCTGGATCT from the Streptomyces sp. NBC_00310 genome contains:
- a CDS encoding GtrA family protein, with amino-acid sequence MPERHISGQIISFALVGVVNTATYYGLYLLFLNGLPYLGAHILAFALSMTGSFFLNARFTYRTSPTWRKFLLFPLTNATNFLITTVGVYVIVDVLHAGNRFAPLLASGAAIPVTFAVSRMIMLRGSRAR
- a CDS encoding methyltransferase, whose translation is MSDRMTAPWGEYSLTRFPDDPREQLRAWDASDAYLLRHLAESGTPLDGTVVVVGDRWGALTTALAGYGPTQITDSFLSREATRANLERAGVEADTVRLLTTRDTPPDRVDVLLVRVPKSLALLEDQLHRLAPAVHEGTVVIGTGMVKEIHTSTLRLFERVLGPTRTSLARQKARLIFCTPDARTLDARGNDPWPHTYQLPDDTGLLAGRPVVNHAGVFCADRLDIGTRFFLRHLPKDPGGGRVVDLGCGNGVVGTAVALADPDAEVVFVDESYQAVASAEATYRANRPDADGRAEFRVGDGLEGFAPAGVDLVLNNPPFHSHQATTDATARRMFTGARRALRPGGELWVVGNRHLAYHVTLRRIFGNSELVASDAKFVVLKAVRRS
- a CDS encoding IS630 family transposase; translation: MARTGRPKAELTLSDEERAALEEWVRRRSTPQAWALRCRIILACAEGASNKDVAAQLGSTPHAVGRWRARFVQYRIAGLGDMPRPGGPRTVTDEQVAAVVTKTLESTPKNATHWSTRSMAKEMGLSQSSVSRIWRAFGLQPHRSETFKLSTDPYFVDKVHDVVGLYLDPPERALVFCVDEKSQIQALDRSQPVLPMMPGVPERVTHDHVRAGTTTLFAALEVATGKVIGSLHRRHRAEEFKKFLTKLDKEVPADLDVHLICDNYATHKTPAIKKWLPAHPRFHLHFTPTGSSWLNLVERWFAELTNKQIRRGVHRSVQALEKDIRNWIAAWNTDPKPYVWTKTADEILERLASYLNRIPDSEH
- a CDS encoding YfhO family protein; translation: MKWVAQRPQGKAALFSAAFAVAVLCAADFVARSHPFGPRTRSVNDLGNQYVPFHAHLWDLLHGRGDGGLLVNWRSGFGSSFLPDLGTYVSSPFALLVAVFPRDEIDLAVYVVTLLKVASAAAATAWLLLALRPGRWWAAGLLGSSYALCGWTLADAVHNPMWLDGLICLPLLCLVGEWARRGRRPFLCVLIVALAWTANFYTAYMATLAAGLVLLLRLWLSDLSRRQRLRAVGRAALVTVLGTGLAAPLVTVVYFGTRHSFPGRKRQFVPVPTEDLLARLLPGTYGYGTPAVFVGTTALLLALALPFHRAAPARVRAGWTLLVLGVALSMQWGPTHLLWHAFATPQGSSYRQAFVLCALLVITAWHTLSYGVPGPRALGAAGALLALVIAFASGGERTLRAFSLPLAVLAAVGALGGLVLLGVRREGGRPLAVLAVALLVCTQFGEAAVTSAADTRLRLGHMDDYAPWGARQRDQAAAIAGADGWPRYRIDPGREQTVGNDPLLVGGQGAQYYSSLTSDVLSRTLTALGGGWTSRGRSVQSLDNAVTDAIFSVGARVHSPPDPHQNWFPQDGSRVTVTRQDVPPLVTVRPHADRADGPTDLSAFGPSPYRNQELLLGARVYTVPRLTVRTAAGKPPSAGDDGRPGVRVGPLPYASAARKPTITGGCPAGSELYLWAPHLSGTARLADGSASGAEPTGRFRSDQPVTKIAPMQRLGRVGDLGRFRIELSPNRTSLVPEGAVGCLDTTRLRTAVEELKATGATRVSVSDGTIRAELPAHSTGVAVVAAPRISGWRCAADSAPAVPAKNFHGLIAVPLYGSASSVTCTFHPPGLRLGTAVGAVSLTAVLLLGATGAVRRRRARVALTRVRPAIARPSPDDPTARERVTTAP
- a CDS encoding alpha-ketoglutarate-dependent dioxygenase AlkB family protein, with translation MPPSDAELFPRDRTEIAPGAVHVPDWLDAEEQRRLLEACREWARPPAGLRTVRTPGGGTMTARQVCLGRHWYPYAYARTAVDGDGAPVKPFPDWLGELGGRAVVDALGPEAATAAYDIALINFYDGDARMGMHRDGEEQSDAPVVSLSLGDTCVFRFGNTRTRARPYTDVELRSGDLFVFGGAARQAYHGVPRVHAGTAPPGLGLTGRLNVTLRVGGFDDG
- a CDS encoding ROK family protein, whose amino-acid sequence is MDGKAAPKAAGEGTPTTTRTRLDRGRGALGPALELVHTGRAPTRAVLTAELGVTRATAGAVAAELEALGLIRVDAHPGAAAGSQGRPSHRLEVAEEGPVALAAQVHADGWRAALVGLGGRIVATAPACEIVDADPAKVLGSVVDAGAALLRETGRRCVGAGLAVPSAVAEPAGLALNPLHLAWPAGAPVREIFAERVRAAGIEGPAFAANDVNLAALAEHRHGAGRGSRDLLCVATGHRGVGGALVLDGRLHTGSSGLALEVGHLTVNPEGRPCHCGSRGCLDVEADPRAFLTAVGRDPGPEGSLLQQANELIRTQYGDPGVRTAAEAIIDRLGLGLAGLVNILNPDRIILGGMHRTLLDADPDRLRAVVADRSLWGRQSGVAPILACTLDHNSLVGAAELAWQPVLDDPLGALA
- the ilvY gene encoding HTH-type transcriptional activator IlvY — translated: MRDDHRELRLFLHLARTLNFGRTSLDCHVSPATLTRTVQRLESDLGHRLFDRGPRGVSLTAEGHRFREYAARALELWRAFREEHPDPAELTGRLAVFATVTACQALLPDLLTPFRAAHPQVRLDLRTGDAAAALARLDEGEVDVAVAGIPVRLPEPLVSRTVATTDLVFVTARHRADPGLDGPFVLPHRGLVRDAADRWFRTRGTAPALAAEPEGHEALLTLVALGYGTGVVPRLVLDHSAVRDRLTAIAADTPPEPFPIGLCVRRADLRRPQVAALWSLTAEFTFRSP
- a CDS encoding glycosyltransferase family 2 protein; its protein translation is MLISIVAPCYNEEAVVARFHEEIQKAAEELLPLGHDMEFVYVDDGSRDRTLAVLKQLAELDARVRYVSFSRNFGKEAALLAGLRHASGDSVIVMDADLQHPPELIRRMVDLREQGYDQVMARRTRTGDGLLRTATARLYYRLVNRLVDVELVDGVGDFRLLSRRVVDSVLDLTEYNRFSKGLFAWVGFPGTTFEYENAVREHGRSSWSFRSLLDYGLDGLLSFNNRPLRAALHLGLCLLVCAGLYTAWIVGVALVKGVETPGYVTIVMAVTALAGVQMIMLGVIGEYTGRIYYEVKGRPHFLVKATNVEQAEQVEQTEGHAACGTTKDLIR